From a single Photobacterium gaetbulicola Gung47 genomic region:
- a CDS encoding hypothetical protein (COG0637) — translation MTKALPALDCPAAFQPEFAKIIDQLVFQLSRSITAVHSVYVAGSVVRKQAVAGRSDLNVTLVVAESLTVSEHAILSSIVSRVEQQWPQITAVQLTVLTKDEVLDISTIFKWGFWLKHCCVCVFGDDLSSRFGCFEPSWEIGRSMNDDLPLQLDEYRRKIMATRVVSHYLSFCRDVAKKMIWSCYSLVFHRSGKLALSLEQAAELFLSFYPQHGVAIERLFLLVSGTQVPKKAVLFMINDFGQWIVAEFGKIERKIG, via the coding sequence GTGACTAAAGCTTTACCTGCTTTGGATTGCCCTGCGGCCTTTCAGCCTGAGTTCGCTAAGATTATTGACCAATTGGTCTTCCAGCTTAGTCGAAGTATTACGGCAGTGCACAGTGTGTATGTTGCCGGTAGTGTTGTAAGAAAGCAGGCGGTAGCAGGTCGTTCGGATCTCAATGTGACTTTGGTTGTGGCTGAGTCCTTGACTGTGTCGGAGCATGCAATACTTAGCAGCATAGTCAGTCGAGTTGAGCAACAGTGGCCACAAATCACCGCCGTACAGCTCACCGTGTTGACCAAAGATGAGGTGCTTGATATCTCAACAATTTTCAAGTGGGGGTTTTGGCTGAAACACTGTTGTGTCTGTGTGTTTGGCGACGATCTTTCCAGCCGGTTTGGTTGCTTTGAGCCTAGCTGGGAGATCGGTAGATCGATGAATGATGATCTGCCTTTACAGCTCGACGAGTACCGCCGAAAAATAATGGCAACAAGGGTGGTGTCCCACTATTTGTCTTTCTGCCGTGATGTTGCAAAAAAAATGATTTGGTCCTGTTATTCGCTGGTTTTCCACCGCTCTGGAAAGCTGGCTTTATCGCTTGAGCAAGCGGCCGAGCTATTTCTTTCTTTTTACCCGCAACATGGGGTGGCGATTGAGCGGCTGTTTCTTCTTGTCTCCGGTACGCAAGTACCGAAAAAAGCGGTGTTGTTCATGATCAATGACTTTGGTCAGTGGATTGTTGCTGAATTTGGTAAGATTGAACGTA